A single window of Botrytis cinerea B05.10 chromosome 15, complete sequence DNA harbors:
- the Bccdc55 gene encoding Bccdc55: MVEGEPNSPTWKFTQCFGDKGDVEDITEADIISTVEFDHTGNYLATGDKGGRVVLFERNETKKTCEYKFHTEFQSHEPEFDYLKSLEIEEKINKIKWCKRQNASHYLLSTNDKTIKLWKVFEKSLKVVAENNLSHDLTPGNPAGGGGGVRPISNVHFNSAHDLKLPRLTHHDTVVAAVPRRTYANAHAYHINSISVNSDGETFISSDDLRINLWNLNIQDQSFNIVDIKPANMEELTEVITAAEFHPQSCNWFMYASSKGTIKLADMRESALCDQHAKQFEQEEDPSARSFFSEIISSISDVRFSHDGRYILSRDYLTVKIWDVNMERQPVKTIPIHEHLRPRLCDTYENDSIFDKFEVVFSGDAKNVMTGSYNNNFMIYPSDPDKEVEVVLQADKSAFKAKKVGVPTPINPSGSPTAANGKKGNSRAGSPAAGVGGQGGRMKKETDADQIDFNKKILHMSWHPFEDSIAIAATNNLFVFSAL; the protein is encoded by the exons ATGGTAGAAGGGGAACCGAACTCTCCAACTTGGAAGTTCACTCA ATGTTTTGGTGACAAAGGCGATGTCGAGGATATAACAGAAG CGGATATTATATCAACAGTCGAGTTCGATCACACCGGAAACTATCTTGCTACAGGAGACAAAGGTGGACGTgttgttctttttgaaagGAATGAGACG AAAAAAACATGCGAGTACAAATTCCACACAGAGTTTCAATCTCACGAGCCCGAGTTCGATTACCTCAAGTCATTAGAGAtagaagaaaagatcaacAAGATCAAATGGTGCAAACGACAAAACGCCTCTCATTACCTACTCTCAACGAACGATAAGACTATAAAGTTATGGAAAGTGTTTGAGAAGTCACTGAAAGTTGTTGCAGAGAACAACCTTTCCCATGATTTGACTCCAGGAAATCCTGcaggaggtggtggaggtgttCGACCCATATCAAACGTTCACTTCAACAGTGCTCACGACCTGAAATTACCCCGCCTTACTCATCACGACACTGTTGTTGCCGCAGTACCACGTCGAACATATGCAAATGCACATGCATACCATATCAACAGCATTTCAGTGAACAGTGATGGGGAAACATTCATTAGCAGTGATGATTTGCGAATAAACTTATGGAACTTGAATATTCAAGACCAAAGCTTCAACATCGTAGATATCAAGCCCGCCAACATGGAGGAGCTTACTGAAGTCATCACGGCTGCAGAGTTCCACCCCCAGAGTTGTAACTGGTTCATGTATGCAAGTTCAAAAGGAACAATCAAGCTTGCAGATATGAGAGAGAGCGCTCTCTGTGACCAACACGCAAAGC AATTCGAACAGGAAGAAGATCCATCTGCTCGATCATTTTTCTCAGAAAtcatttcatccatttcTGACGTCCGATTCTCTCACGATGGTCGATACATTCTTTCACGTGATTATCTCACTGTCAAAATCTGGGATGTCAACATGGAGAGACAACCTGTCAAGACTATTCCAATCCACGAGCATCTTCGACCACGTCTTTGTGATACTTACGAAAATGATAGTATCTTTGACAAGTTTGAAGTAGTGTTCTCTGGTGACGCTAAGAATGTCATGACTGGTAGTTATAACAATAACTTTATGATCTACCCATCAGATCCCGATAAGGAAGTGGAGGTGGTTCTCCAGGCCGATAAATCAGCTTTCAAGGCTAAGAAGGTTGGCGTTCCAAcaccaatcaatccatctggTAGCCCAACCGCCGCAAACGGTAAAAAGGGCAACTCGAGGGCAGGTAGTCCAGCTGCTGGAGTTGGTGGTCAAGGTGgaaggatgaagaaagaaacagaCGCAGACCAAATCGACTTCAACAAAAAGATATTACATATGAGCTGGCATCCTTTCGAAGACAGCATTGCCATTGCTGCGACGAACAAC CTTTTCGTTTTCTCCGCATTGTAG
- the Bcnob1 gene encoding Bcnob1, whose translation MATNTTKPIHSLIIDAGPIIKNDPSVSTLLGQAENLYTIPLVIDEIKDAVTRARFETTLLPFLKLRAPRSASIKVITEFARKTGDLEVLSRQDIHLMALAYELECERNHGDWRLRSVPGQKRLNGAPPASLSGERPADATEASQTSTDAAAQPAIETRGAWGTSIPQATEESTVETQPIEEALEATHISTADEAKSAEKPAEDAVTEESTKDGVTEEQTQEPTAATEPETIPETIEEVPASESDAESDGEGWITPSNLKKHQQKDTNSSFSPQEESKTIQVATITTDYAMQNVMLRMNLNLLSPSLQRIRQLKTWVLRCHACFSITREMTRQFCSRCGKPTLLRTSCSTDKDGVVKIHLKKNMQWNNRGNVYSVPKPVAGTANGKNIKGGGKGGWGNDLILAEDQKEYVREMATEKRRKEKDLMDEDYLPSILTGDRGRAGGRPKVGAGKNVNSRKRH comes from the coding sequence ATGGCTACAAATACTACCAAACCTATACATAGTCTTATCATTGACGCAGGACCAATTATTAAGAATGACCCTTCAGTCTCTACGCTTCTTGGCCAAGCAGAAAACCTTTATACAATCCCCCTCGTTATCGACGAAATCAAAGATGCCGTCACAAGAGCCAGATTCGAAACCACATTACTACCCTTTCTCAAATTAAGAGCGCCTAGATCAGCTAGCATTAAAGTTATAACTGAATTCGCGCGCAAAACGGGTGATCTGGAAGTACTCAGCAGACAGGATATCCATTTGATGGCTTTAGCATATGAGCTTGAATGTGAACGAAATcatggagattggagattacGAAGTGTACCCGGACAAAAGAGATTAAATGGAGCACCTCCCGCATCATTAAGTGGCGAAAGACCTGCCGATGCTACAGAGGCATCACAAACATCTACAGATGCAGCGGCGCAACCAGCAATCGAAACCAGAGGCGCATGGGGAACATCAATACCTCAAGCAACAGAAGAATCTACAGTGGAGACACAGCCCATTGAGGAAGCATTAGAGGCTACCCATATATCAACAGCCGATGAGGCAAAGAGCGCAGAGAAACCAGCAGAGGATGCAGTCACAGAAGAATCGACCAAAGATGGAGTCACAGAGGAACAAACCCAAGAACCAACCGCCGCAACAGAACCCGAAACCATTCCAGAAACAATCGAAGAAGTTCCCGCCTCCGAATCCGACGCCGAATCCGACGGCGAAGGCTGGATCACCCCCTCCAACCTCAAAAAGCACCAACAAAAAGACACTAACTCTTCGTTCTCCCCCCAAGAAGAATCCAAAACTATCCAAGTAGCTACCATCACCACCGATTACGCCATGCAAAACGTCATGTTACGCATGAACCTcaacctcctctccccctctcttcAACGCATCCGCCAGCTCAAAACTTGGGTCCTAAGGTGCCACGCTTGTTTCTCTATCACTCGAGAAATGACCCGACAATTCTGTTCCCGCTGCGGTAAACCTACACTCCTCCGCACCTCTTGCTCAACCGATAAAGACGGAGTGGTAAAAATCCACCTTAAGAAAAATATGCAGTGGAATAACAGAGGAAATGTATACAGTGTCCCCAAACCAGTTGCCGGGACAGCGAACggaaagaatatcaaaggGGGTGGTAAAGGTGGATGGGgtaatgatttgatattggcGGAGGATCAAAAAGAATACGTGAGAGAAATGGCCACggaaaagaggagaaaggaaaaggatcTTATGGACGAAGATTATTTACCTAGTATCTTGACGGGAGATCGTGGAAGAGCTGGTGGAAGACCAAAAGTTGGAGCAGGCAAGAATGTCAATTCAAGGAAACGACATTAG
- the Bcnop10 gene encoding Bcnop10, whose protein sequence is MHLMYTLDAAGKRKYTLKKVIGGEVTKSAHPARFSPDDKYSRHRVTLKKRYGLLLVQQKDLKVLGQ, encoded by the exons ATGCATCTCATGTACACTCTCGACGCGGCTGGAAAGCGCAAATACACTTTGAAAAAGGTGATTGGGGGCGAGGTTACCAAGAGTGCACATCCTGCCAGATTCAGCCCGGATGATAAGTATTCGAGACACAGAGTTAcgttgaagaagagatatgGATTGCTTTTGGTGCAGCAGA AGGATCTCAAGGTTTTGGGCCAATAA
- the Bctfc1 gene encoding Bctfc1 — translation MEDYEDMDDLDFEEEVEVGEEDGEEYEEGEGMEAIEENDEEEDGDFDYEEEDQSAPVYTIPPREIVAVEHPLIVKNLENGIKTFGRQPQWNKILEGTEDECIPLFLRIKDPTCEPILSYNSITNNVLLKITVPKRTGRKRKRGSQDPYTDDGRSTSQATSEKNSFGENQSHSLNDKPNSILRKLRDNVGKYTVEAAGAIEQSHRYRGLSDYHQSTSSATFMSHFKETAFSANWGKMREFKLGTDKGWKPNEEIIPPPTFTHHPLPFNWGYRQNPLISTEVDAETGETSIVNRSKMPKLEMQYVHCDEDEDVPTKPFRAVPDDPVLKDFVAALQLAMNERPIWTRRALQNRLANEPGYYLMKPALQYVGYQFRSGPWRDALIRYGVDPRKDPSCRIYQTIFFKLYEEDERAPDGQWKDMRSQYTRHQVFGTGDCPSHMFNGTSLTLDGKVWQICDITDPLLAPLIQNAPMAKQYDNNHDGYYNNGTLAKIRAIMKTKLIAIRSKKVIPENAFDVALSIPDFVEGKDGKKVHVPVPDMRLTEEEIEKLREKGIISGMSGKGVRHLDSRTKRKQYRKGGKLPIKAKRAKQYGMMKGPSTSKPKASTTAAKPKKKKTPGPSDKGGDATPDIATVRVQGDISTEDTIQMMDAEGEEDEIEVDAEGEDDDEEAEENEEEELNDAELGSENESTDSEDESEAEKEKEMFIKNYEARMGAGDGSSN, via the exons ATGGAAGATTACGAAGATATGGATGATCTGGATTTTGAGGAggaggttgaggttggagaggaggatggtgaagaatatgaagagggagaaggcaTGGAAGCGATTGAGGAAAatgacgaagaggaagatggagattttgactacgaagaagaagaccaATCTGCCCCGGTTTATACAATCCCTCCAAGGGAAATTGTCGCTGTGGAGCATCCATTGATTGTGAAGAATCTTGAAAATGGTATCAAGACTTTCGGACGTCAGCCACAATGGAATAAG ATTCTTGAGGGCACTGAAGATGAATGTATTCCGCTTTTTCTTCGAATTAAGGATCCCACATGCGAACCAATTTTGTCTTACAATAGCATCACCAACAATGTTCTCCTCAAGATCACAGTACCGAAACGTACTGGTAGGAAGCGCAAGCGTGGATCTCAGGATCCTTATACTGACGATGGGCGTTCAACATCTCAGGCTACTAGTGAGAAGAATTCGTTCGGCGAAAATCAATCTCACTCTTTGAATGACAAACCCAATAGTATACTGAGAAAGCTTCGAGACAATGTTGGTAAATATACTGTCGAGGCTGCAGGAGCGATAGAACAGAGCCATCGCTATAGAG GACTTTCCGATTATCACCAATCTACATCTAGTGCAACTTTCATGTCACATTTTAAAGAAACTGCATTCTCAGCCAATT GGGGCAAGATGCGAGAATTCAAGCTCGGCACTGACAAAGGCTGGAAACCAAACGAAGAAATCATTCCTCCACCAACCTTCACTCATCACCCATTACCATTCAACTGGGGATATCGACAAAATCCTCTAATCTCAACTGAAGTAGATGCAGAGACAGGAGAAACAAGTATAGTGAACCGTTCGAAAATGCCCAAACTCGAGATGCAGTATGTACATTgcgacgaagacgaagacgtCCCCACAAAGCCATTCCGTGCAGTTCCAGATGATCCTGTCCTTAAAGACTTTGTAGCCGCACTTCAACTAGCCATGAACGAACGTCCAATTTGGACACGTCGAGCATTGCAAAATCGTCTCGCCAACGAGCCAGGATATTATTTGATGAAACCTGCACTTCAGTATGTGGGTTATCAATTCCGAAGCGGTCCTTGGCGTGATGCTCTCATAAGATATGGAGTTGATCCCCGCAAAGATCCATCTTGTCGGATTTATCAGAcgattttctttaaattatacgaagaagatgagCGTGCTCCCGATGGTCAATGGAAAGATATGCGGAGTCAATACACAAGACATCAAGTTTTCGGCACTGGAGATTGTCCTTCACATATGTTCAATGGCACTTCTTTAACTCTTGACGGTAAGGTGTGGCAAATTTGCGACATTACAGATCCTCTTCTTGCTCCTCTTATACAAAATGCTCCAATGGCCAAGCAATACGACAACAACCATGATGGCTACTACAACAACGGAACTCTCGCCAAGATCCGGGCCATCATGAAAACAAAGTTAATTGCCATCCGCAGCAAAAAAGTAATCCCTGAAAATGCATTCGACGTAGCGCTCAGCATACCGGATTTCGTAGAgggaaaagatggaaagaaagtcCACGTGCCAGTACCAGATATGCGATtgacagaagaagaaatagaaaaattaAGAGAAAAGGGTATCATTAGTGGGATGAGTGGAAAAGGAGTGAGACATCTTGATTCGAGGACGAAGAGGAAACAATATAGAAAGGGTGGAAAGTTACCAATAAAAGCTAAGAGAGCGAAACAATATGGAATGATGAAGGGACCGTCAACTTCAAAACCTAAAGCTTCGACCACAGCAGCGAAaccgaaaaagaagaagacgcCTGGACCTTCCGATAAGGGTGGAGATGCTACGCCGGATATTGCTACTGTGCGTGTACAGGGAGATATCTCGACAGAAGATACCATTCAGATGATGGATgcagagggagaagaagatgagatcgAGGTGGATGctgagggagaagatgacgatgaagaagcagaagaaaacgaagaggaagaattgaatgatgcGGAACTGGGATCTGAAAACGAAAGTACAGACTCAGAAGATGAATCTGAGgcggaaaaggaaaaggaaatgtTCATTAAGAATTATGAGGCGAGGATGGGGGCTGGGGATGGTTCAAGCAATTAG